The DNA segment CAGAGCCAGATTTGATAATATCTCAAGAAACGTGTGAAGCGTGTGCTGCATATACTAATCAGGTAAACAAGGCAATCAAAATTCTAAAAACAAAACCAATTATTCATTCAATGGATCCACACAATATAAAAGAAATCATAGAATCGGTGACAAAATTAGGAAGAATACTAAACTGTAAAGAAAAGGCCAAAGAGATTACAGATTCATTAGAAAAAAGAATTCAAAACATCAAAGAATCAACCATTAAAAAAAATCTAAAAGTTCTTGCAATTGAATGGATTGAACCATTTTTCACAGCAGGTCATTGGGTTCCAGAAATGATTGAAATCGCAGGGGGGATTAACATGATTAGTAAGACAGGAGAACACTCAAGAAGATTAACAATGAAAGAAATAACAAAATCAAACCCAGACATCATAATTTTAATGCCCTGTGGTTTTGATACTCATAGAACAATTTCAGAATACAATAAAGTCCTAAAAAATAATAAGATGTGGAATTCTTTAACTGCGGTAAAAAAAGAAAGGGTTTTTGCAGTGGATGCAAATTCATTTTTTAGCAAACCAAGCATCAGAACTATAGAGGGAATTGAAATTCTTGCAAAAATAATCCAGCCTGAAAAATTTATCAATTTAAAAGTCTCAGATAACTCATTTGTACATATTGTGAATAATTAAAACAGGCTCAAAAAACGGCTGTCATATGAAATAACACACAATCTGTTATGTCTAATTTTCAAGGTAAACATGTATGACAAGAAATTTTGCAGGAGATAGCAACATCAACGATTTGTTAAAAATGACTAATGAAATTATGTTAAAAATCAAAAAAATAGCCTAAAAAGACCAATCTAGATAGGTCTTCCTTTGTACTGATAATCTATCACCTTATGAAACAAGTTATGAGATGCAATGACAGTGATTGATGCAACTGCAATACCAATAAAATTTCGAATAGTCATCAATTCATTTGGTTGCGATGCAATCAAGGAAGTTTCAAAAACGACATAAAAGTCATCAAATAACCAAAATGCCAGAGTCACCCAAGAAATCATTCCTGCAATAAAATATCCTAAGCGGGTTTTATTTCGAATTAATAATATTGACATGAAAATAGCAACATACCATACAGATGAACCCAGTAACCAAAGAGTTTGATAAACTTCAGGTCTATCATCTAACCAATAGTATGATGTTCCAATGACGGCCAATGCAAATAATGAAATTTGGATGACGTTTTGATTGATTTTAAAACCAGATTTTTCTTCTTTTAATTCAGATTTTGGAGGGGAAGATTCCATTTCTTTTGTAGCAATGTCAATTGATTCTCTTACAGATTTTAATTTTAGAGGAATAATTTGAGTAATTTTATCATCAGTGACAACAGTGTCATGTACAAGACTATCAATGAGAGGTCTTGCAAGAGAGGCTTTCACAGGAGTAATCAGATCAACCCAGTAAGATGAAAGCCGAGTAGTTAAAAATGGAATTTGTAAAACGAATAAATTTTTGTTCAAATATGCAGCATAGATTCTCATCAATTCCTCATAAGTGATTTTATCAGGACCTCCAATTTCAAATATTTGGCCCACGGTTTCAGGCTTTGAAAGAGATTCTGCCAAATAGAAAATTACATCATCTACAGCAATTGGTTGAGCTAGAGATTTTACCCAAGAAGGACAAACCATTATCCGTAATCGCTCCACAAGATAACGGAGCATTGCATAAGAGCCACCTTGTGCACCAATTATCAAGGATGCACGAAACTCAGTTACAGGAATGTTGCCAGATGCAAGAATCTCACCAACTTCTTTGCGACTCCTCATATGAGGTGATAAATCCAAACTGTCATTGACCAATCCGCCCAAGTAAATGATTCTTTTTACTCCGGCCTTTGTAGCAGCTTGGAGGAAATTTTGAGCCTGAATTCTTTCTCTAGATGCAAACTCTTGCCATTGATCTTTAGTTCCTTCCATAGAATGAAGTAAATAAAATGCGATTTCGATTCCTTTCATTGCTTGACATAGTTGATCATTGTCAAACACATCAGCTTGTACATATTTTACATTGTTTGTAATATCTAATTTTCTTCTACTCAATCCAGTAACAGTATATCCATTAGAAGCGAGTAATGATATCAATCTAGAGCCAATAAAACCAGTGGAACCAGTAACCATAATTGAAAAAGGAGATGATTGTGGAATAGTTTTAGATAAAATTATCTTATCCATTAACAGAACCTCTCTTCAATGTCAATACAGAAAAGATTTTTTCAATATTGACAAACATATTTCAATCAAATTTTCTTTAACAATTAAATTATTTAAACTAGTGATAATTTATTTTACTAGTTCTAAAACACCGCCAAAAAAATTCAATTATAAAAAAGTGTAAGTGATAATTTAGCACTATACATTTTAATTAGCACTAGTTAAATAGCAGTTGCCAAAAGAAAAGTATGGTCTACATCAGAGCCAAGAAAGTAAAATCAGATCAGTATCTTTATCTCGTTAAAAGCATATGGGATTCAAAAAAAAGCACATCTAGACAAGAGATTGTAAAGTATCTTGGAAAGGCATCAGATGTAGTAAAAGACGATATACCAATAGAATACAGAAACGACCCCAAAGTGTTGTCAATTCTTGCATCACATAATCCAAAAGACATCAAAAAAAGAGAAGAGGCAACAAGAAAATCAAAGAAACGACTATACAAAAAATTAACTGAGGGGAATATCGAAGAATCTGTTAAAATTTACGAAGAATATGTTAAAATTTTTAATGAAGCAGATTTTTTTGATAAAATCCTAAAACCAGTTATGTATGATATTGGCGAAGATTGGGCCAGTAACAAAATAAGTATAGCAACAGAGCATGTAGCCAGTAACATTGCCCAGACCCTAGTCAAAATTATCATGGATAAAGTTTCAGGAACAGCAAACAAGAAAAAAGTGCTAATATGCGTTCCATTAGGAGAAGAACATCATTTAGGATGCGACGTATTGGAAACATATCTTTCAATAAAACGATTCAAAGTTTACAATATTGGGACTTCTATCCCAACAGAATCAATCATAAGTTTTATTGAAAATAATAATCCCGACATAGTACTGATCTCAATAACATTACAAGATAATCTTTCTGCAGGTCAAAGACTAGTAAAAAAGATCAAAGAAAAACATAACATTCCAATTTTAATTGGAGGGTGTGCCATGCAATCTAAAAAAATCCCAAAAATTGATGCCAAAATAGTATTAGATGTAAAATTAGAAGAGATTCCAAAAATTATACGAAGTGCATAATTAAGATTTCAAGAGGTCAAATCCGATTCCAAATATTCTAACAAGTTTGTTTTTGAAATAGAAATATCAGGAAAGTGTTTTTTAATTTGATGGTAAATTTTTACTAAAGAAGATTTAACTGCATTTGTCTTAACAGGATCAGTCATCGGGAATAAGCGGATAGTAGTTTTTTTTAGAGTTGTAGATATCTCAATTAAAAACTCTTGATGTTTTTCATCAATTATAACTGCAGGTAATAATGCGTTAAATCCATTTTTTTCCACATATATCGTCGAAATTTTTATCAGGGGGGATTTTTCAAATACAGAAGAAAAAGATTTGGCAAAATCAAATAGATCAATTTTCCTATCTAAAGAAATGTGAGGCATTTACAATTTCATTTTTAATCCATTATATTTATCAAATACAAAAAAAATACTAGTGCCAACAATACCGTAACATCTCAAAAAAGTAGCCATAATTAGCACTAGATTTTAGAATGTTAGTTTCTTAAATAATTTAAAATCAACATCATAGTATGTTGGCGGAATTAATACATCAAAAAAATTGTAAAAAAAATAAAATAATTACTGATACATACACGGGGGAAATAGCATGTAGTAATTGCGGGGTAGTTTCACTAGAAAAAGCAGTGGATACAAGTACAGAAGCAATAGGTCTCACCGGAGAAGAATATCAAACTAATTCCAGAGTAGGAATGAAAACATCATTGAAGATGGCAGATAGAGGATTATCTACAATAATGGAATCTCAAGATAAAGATGCGACAGGAAAATCACTATCAAATGAAAATAAAAGAATGTTTTATCGTTTGAGGATGTGGGATAGGAATAGTCGTTCGGCAATATCAATTAAATCATTTCAGAAAGCATTTACATTGCTAGATGGAATTAGTTCAAAATTAGCATTACCTGAATCAGTAGTTGAGGAAACGGCTTATTTGTTTAGA comes from the Candidatus Nitrosopumilus sediminis genome and includes:
- a CDS encoding cobalamin-binding protein encodes the protein MTVDRIVSFLPSATELLYELGKQDNLYGVTHECKFPKDALSKPKIISTVINSDELTSKEINDTTCKLLNEGKDIFVLNESNLKKAEPDLIISQETCEACAAYTNQVNKAIKILKTKPIIHSMDPHNIKEIIESVTKLGRILNCKEKAKEITDSLEKRIQNIKESTIKKNLKVLAIEWIEPFFTAGHWVPEMIEIAGGINMISKTGEHSRRLTMKEITKSNPDIIILMPCGFDTHRTISEYNKVLKNNKMWNSLTAVKKERVFAVDANSFFSKPSIRTIEGIEILAKIIQPEKFINLKVSDNSFVHIVNN
- a CDS encoding NAD(P)H-binding protein, translated to MDKIILSKTIPQSSPFSIMVTGSTGFIGSRLISLLASNGYTVTGLSRRKLDITNNVKYVQADVFDNDQLCQAMKGIEIAFYLLHSMEGTKDQWQEFASRERIQAQNFLQAATKAGVKRIIYLGGLVNDSLDLSPHMRSRKEVGEILASGNIPVTEFRASLIIGAQGGSYAMLRYLVERLRIMVCPSWVKSLAQPIAVDDVIFYLAESLSKPETVGQIFEIGGPDKITYEELMRIYAAYLNKNLFVLQIPFLTTRLSSYWVDLITPVKASLARPLIDSLVHDTVVTDDKITQIIPLKLKSVRESIDIATKEMESSPPKSELKEEKSGFKINQNVIQISLFALAVIGTSYYWLDDRPEVYQTLWLLGSSVWYVAIFMSILLIRNKTRLGYFIAGMISWVTLAFWLFDDFYVVFETSLIASQPNELMTIRNFIGIAVASITVIASHNLFHKVIDYQYKGRPI
- a CDS encoding cobalamin B12-binding domain-containing protein, with product MVYIRAKKVKSDQYLYLVKSIWDSKKSTSRQEIVKYLGKASDVVKDDIPIEYRNDPKVLSILASHNPKDIKKREEATRKSKKRLYKKLTEGNIEESVKIYEEYVKIFNEADFFDKILKPVMYDIGEDWASNKISIATEHVASNIAQTLVKIIMDKVSGTANKKKVLICVPLGEEHHLGCDVLETYLSIKRFKVYNIGTSIPTESIISFIENNNPDIVLISITLQDNLSAGQRLVKKIKEKHNIPILIGGCAMQSKKIPKIDAKIVLDVKLEEIPKIIRSA